One part of the Humulus lupulus chromosome 9, drHumLupu1.1, whole genome shotgun sequence genome encodes these proteins:
- the LOC133800698 gene encoding probable alpha,alpha-trehalose-phosphate synthase [UDP-forming] 7: MMSKSYTNLLDLASGNFPVMGREKKRLPRVMTVPGVISELDDDQANSVSSDVPSSIIQDRIIIVANQLPVKAKRRPDYKGWSFSWDEDSLLLQLKNGLPDDMEVLYVGSLKVDVDANEQDDVSQLLLDKFKCVPAFLPADILSKFYHGFCKQHLWPLFHYMLPYSATHGGRFERSLWEAYVAANKIFSQKVIEVINPEDDYVWIHDYHLMVLPTFLRRRFNRLRMGFFLHSPFPSSEIYRTLPVREEILKALLNSDLIGFHTFDYARHFLSCCSRMLGLEYQSKRGYIGLEYYGRTVGIKIMPVGIHMGQIESVLRNPDNEWRVKELRRQFAGKTVLLGVDDMDIFKGVNLKLLAMEQLLRQHPSWHGKAVMVQITNPARARGKDLEEIQDEIYASCKRINETFGGTGYEPIVFIDRPVSLSERAAYYAIAECVVVAAVRDGMNLTPYEYIVCRQGVSSSDTNTDFDGPKKSMLVVSEFIGCSPSLSGAIRINPWNIETTAEAMNEAISMADSEKQMRHEKHYRYVSTHDVAYWSKSFFQDMERTCRDHFRRRCWGIGLSFGFRVVALDPNFKKLSIDHIVSAYSRSKNRAILLDYDGTVMPQTSINKVPSPTVISTINMLCADDKNSIFVVSGRGRDSLGKWFSPCNKLGIAAEHGYFMRWSADKDWQICGPCNDFGWIQIVKPVMQQYTESTDGSHIEEKESAIVWHHRDADPSFGSCQAKELLDHLESVLANEPVAVKSGQFIVEVKPQGVSKGLVAENIFTAMNENGRQADFVLCVGDDRSDEDMFEIIGSAMSSGVLSSNTSVFACTVGQKPSKAKYYLDDTSEVINMLEALAEESDCSPLEFGTVSPA, encoded by the exons ATGATGTCCAAATCGTATACCAATCTTTTGGATCTGGCTTCAGGGAATTTTCCTGTAATGGGTCGAGAAAAGAAACGATTGCCTCGAGTAATGACCGTTCCTGGTGTTATATCTGAGCTTGATGATGATCAAGCTAATAGTGTTTCGTCTGATGTTCCTTCCTCAATTATTCAAGACCGCATTATCATTGTTGCTAACCAGCTCCCTGTAAAAGCTAAGCGTCGACCTGATTATAAAGGGTGGTCTTTTAGCTGGGATGAAGATTCGTTGTTGTTACAGTTAAAGAATGGTTTACCTGATGATATGGAGGTTTTGTATGTAGGGTCTTTGAAGGTTGATGTTGATGCAAATGAGCAGGATGATGTATCACAGCTTTTATTGGATAAGTTTAAGTGTGTTCCAGCATTCTTACCCGCTGACATCTTGTCGAAGTTCTATCATGGGTTCTGTAAGCAGCATTTGTGGCCCCTTTTTCACTACATGCTTCCTTACTCAGCGACCCATGGCGGCCGGTTCGAACGATCTTTGTGGGAGGCTTATGTTGCGGCAAATAAGATTTTCTCGCAGAAGGTTATTGAGGTTATAAACCCGGAAGATGATTATGTTTGGATTCATGATTACCATTTAATGGTGTTGCCCACATTCTTGCGGAGGAGATTTAATAGGCTCAGAATGGGTTTTTTTCTTCATAGCCCATTTCCCTCGTCAGAGATTTACAGGACTTTGCCTGTGAGGGAAGAGATTCTAAAGGCACTTTTAAATTCAGACCTTATTGGTTTCCATACTTTTGATTATGCTCGGCATTTCTTATCTTGTTGTAGTCGGATGCTGGGTCTGGAGTATCAATCAAAAAGGGGTTATATTGGGTTGGAATACTATGGGAGAACGGTTGGAATTAAAATCATGCCTGTTGGGATCCACATGGGGCAGATCGAGTCAGTCTTGAGAAATCCGGATAATGAGTGGAGAGTAAAGGAGCTTAGACGACAGTTTGCAGGAAAGACTGTATTGCTTGGAGTTGATGATATGGATATCTTTAAAGGTGTGAACTTGAAGTTGTTGGCAATGGAACAGCTGCTGAGGCAGCATCCCTCCTGGCATGGAAAGGCAGTTATGGTCCAAATTACAAACCCTGCTAGGGCAAGAGGGAAAGACCTTGAGGAAATTCAGGATGAAATATATGCTAGCTGCAAGAGAATAAATGAGACGTTTGGTGGAACTGGTTATGAACCAATCGTCTTTATTGACAGGCCAGTCTCTCTCAGTGAAAGGGCTGCTTATTATGCAATTGCTGAGTGTGTCGTTGTTGCCGCAGTGAGGGATGGAATGAATCTTACACCATATGAGTACATTGTATGTAGACAAGGGGTGTCTAGTTCAGATACTAACACAGACTTTGATGGGCCTAAGAAGAGCATGCTAGTAGTATCAGAGTTCATTGGATGTTCTCCTTCTTTGAGTGGTGCAATCCGTATCAATCCATGGAACATTGAAACCACTGCTGAGGCAATGAATGAGGCGATTTCTATGGCTGATTCTGAGAAGCAAATGCGGCATGAAAAACATTATAGGTATGTCAGCACCCATGATGTAGCTTACTGGTCTAAAAGCTTTTTTCAGGATATGGAGAGAACGTGTAGAGATCATTTCAGAAGAAGGTGCTGGGGCATTGGTCTTAGCTTTGGTTTCAGGGTTGTTGCTCTTGATCCCAACTTTAAGAAGTTGTCAATTGATCATATTGTTTCTGCATATTCAAGATCCAAAAATAGGGCTATACTTCTGGATTATGATGGTACTGTAATGCCTCAAACATCCATCAATAAGGTCCCAAGTCCGACGGTCATCTCCACCATAAATATGCTCTGCGCTGATGATAAAAACTCTATTTTTGTTGTCAGCGGGAGAGGAAGAGATAGCTTAGGCAAGTGGTTTTCTCCTTGCAATAAACTTGGTATTGCAGCAGAACATGGCTATTTTATGAG GTGGTCTGCCGACAAGGATTGGCAAATTTGTGGCCCGTGTAATGATTTTGGGTGGATACAGATAGTTAAACCTGTTATGCAACAATACACAGAATCCACTGATGGTTCTCACATCGAAGAGAAAGAGAGTGCCATAGTTTGGCATCATCGGGATGCAGATCCTAGTTTTGGATCTTGCCAAGCTAAAGAGTTACTGGACCATCTAGAAAGTGTCCTAGCAAACGAACCAGTTGCAGTAAAAAGTGGTCAGTTTATCGTGGAAGTAAAGCCACAG GGAGTAAGTAAAGGCTTGGTTGCTGAAAATATCTTCACAGCAATGAACGAGAATGGAAGACAAGCAGATTTTGTACTGTGTGTTGGTGATGACAGATCTGATGAGGACATGTTTGAGATTATTGGCAGTGCAATGTCAAGTGGTGTACTCTCATCTAATACATCGGTCTTTGCATGCACGGTTGGACAGAAACCAAGTAAAGCCAAGTACTATTTGGATGACACAAGTGAAGTCATAAACATGCTTGAAGCTCTAGCAGAAGAATCAGATTGTTCACCCTTGGAATTCGGAACAGTTAGTCCTGCTTGA